In Bacillus sp. S3, the sequence TTATCGTAGGCTTTTCCTAACAGAATCATGGATGAAGTGGAAATCATATTCAAAACCATTTTATGGGCGGTACCTGATTTCAAGCGAGTCGAGCCGGTTAGCACTTCAGGACCGACAATCACCTCGATTGCTTGATCTGCTTCCTTACTAATTGTCGCATTCATATTACAAGAAAGTGCGACTGTTTTCGCGCCGATGCTGCGTGCATAGCGGAGAGCCCCAATCACATAAGGCGTCCGGCCGCTGGCAGCGATGCCGATGACGGTATCATTTTTTGTCAATTCCAATGCCTTCAAATCGCTGATACCGAGCTCCGGATTGTCTTCCGCACCCTCGACTGCTTTAATGAAGGCCCCTTCGCCCCCGGCCATAAGGCCTTGAACCATTTCAGGGTCCGTGCTGAAGGTCGGTGGACATTCAACGGCGTCCAGTACTCCTAAACGGCCGCTCGTGCCTGCCCCTAAATAAATCAGACGCCCTCCGTTTTGAAAGGAAGTAAAGACAAATTGCACTGCTGCCTCAATATCCGGTAATACTTCCTTTACGGCTAATGCCACCATTTGATCCTGCTCATTCATAATCCGTAAAATGTCGCTTGGAGTTGCTGTATCAATTTGCATCGAATGTTCGTTGCGGGATTCCGTTGTTAATAATTCCAGGTTTTCTTCCATTGGTTTGTTGTCCTCCTGTTGATCATTTCTTAGCTGTAAGCGATTTCTGTAGTTTTATTATATGACGACTGAAATGATAATTCAATATTTTTGTAAAAAAATTAAAATTATATTTCAGAGCAATTATTTTTTACATCAATCAAGCAAATAACGGCGAATGGCCGCCGCCACCCCTGCTTCATTATTATTCCCTGTCACATGATCCGCCAGCAGTTTCACCTTTTCCGGTGCATTTCCCATCGCAATCCCGAGGCCTGCCATCGAAAGCATAAGTGAATCATTATAATTGTCGCCAATAGCGGCGGTTTGCGTGATAGGAATTCCATGCTGTTCGATCAGTTTTAACAGCGCAGATGCCTTAGTGACCCCGCTTGGGGAAATCTCTAAATTAAGGAAATTGAAACTGCTGCTGATTTCCATGTCCCCTCCTACCTGTTCGGCAATCCGTTTTGAAAATTCAGCAAGTCGATCACCGTCATCAAAGACCGCGATTTTCGTAATTTTCGGTTGCTGTTCTTTCATATATTGATAAAAATGATCGATGACCTTGACCTGGCAGTATTTTCGAACCGTTTCACAAGAGGCGGGACTAGCGCCTGATTTTTCCAGTGCCGGAATATTATTTTCAATCCAATTCTCATTCCATTTATTCACAGCCGGTACAAGCAAAGTATCTCCTTCATAAAAATGGGCGTAGATCCCTTCCGCTTCACATAATTCCCAGAAAAGTAACAGGGGTTCGTGCTGAAAAATAGCCTGCTCGCTGATTTCTCCCGTCTCATCTAGTAGAATGGCGCCATTGTAGGCAATGATCGGCT encodes:
- the murQ gene encoding N-acetylmuramic acid 6-phosphate etherase, translating into MEENLELLTTESRNEHSMQIDTATPSDILRIMNEQDQMVALAVKEVLPDIEAAVQFVFTSFQNGGRLIYLGAGTSGRLGVLDAVECPPTFSTDPEMVQGLMAGGEGAFIKAVEGAEDNPELGISDLKALELTKNDTVIGIAASGRTPYVIGALRYARSIGAKTVALSCNMNATISKEADQAIEVIVGPEVLTGSTRLKSGTAHKMVLNMISTSSMILLGKAYDNLMVDVRVSNQKLKERAIGIIRKVTGVSYENALETLENADLQVKTAIVMIKTNTSKQEAERLLTEANGYVKKAIQKVEK
- a CDS encoding Cof-type HAD-IIB family hydrolase, with the protein product MKYSLLATDLDGTLLNDEKEIDVETIEAIQEYRSQGGRVVICSGRSPLSTKWIARTIGLEGEPIIAYNGAILLDETGEISEQAIFQHEPLLLFWELCEAEGIYAHFYEGDTLLVPAVNKWNENWIENNIPALEKSGASPASCETVRKYCQVKVIDHFYQYMKEQQPKITKIAVFDDGDRLAEFSKRIAEQVGGDMEISSSFNFLNLEISPSGVTKASALLKLIEQHGIPITQTAAIGDNYNDSLMLSMAGLGIAMGNAPEKVKLLADHVTGNNNEAGVAAAIRRYLLD